TGTTTCCAAACCTCGGCACCAGGTGACAGCTTATCCCTCCGTGGAAGCTACGAGCAGTTTTTACCCTGGCTCGTGACTGGAGCACAGCCATGGGAGCGTCCGGGGGAACTACTCCTAGCCCAGCAGGCCTCCGAATGGCTTCATGATTTAGGGGTCGACACTATTCCGGAAAGCAACGAAGGATGGTTTGAATGGTTCAAGCGGCTTTCCGGAGTGATCGAAAATGCCGAGTACCCCGTGCTGATCCAGCAATCTCTGCTGTCACCTGACCTGCGTTTTGATACAAACTTAGTACAGGCGCTTGCTTATGCCTATAAGGGGGATTTTAGTTCTTCGAGTAACTGGCTAAAAAGAGCGATGTCTTCATACAGTGAAGATGTAGCCTCAACCATTCCCAACTCTGCACCAATGCAACTTCTGACTCTATGGATCGAAAATCTTTCCCCTGCTGATTTGAGAACATCCGAACGCAAGGCCTGGATCAAGGAGTTCGAGCAACTTGTATCTCGCTGGCAGGCAATTTGGAGCCAAAGACGGATCTGGCTTGTGACAATAATTCAATTGGCAAATAAAGCTGGGTGGCAAGATATGGAGCAACTCGCCCTACAACAACTTGTCAGTTTAAATCAGGAAACGCTGGGGAACGAACACCCTGATACCCTCTCGGCCATGGGAAATCTCGCAATTAGGCTGTCCCGCCAAGGACAATATGCCGAGGCTGGCGCGGTCCAACGGCAGGTCTTAGAGCTTAGTCAGCGCGTCCTTGGGGCGGAGGATCCCCGTACCCTTACCGCCATGAACAATCTCGCGCTGACACTGACCGACCGAGGCGAGTATGCCGAGGCAGTCGCGCTCCAACGACAGTCCTTGGAATTGAGCCAGGGCCTTCTCGGGCCGGAGCATTTCGACACCCTCACGGCCATGGGCAATCTCGCCATGATGCTGTCTCGCCAAGGCAAGTATGCCGAGGCAGTCGCGCTCCAACGGCAGGTTTTAGAGTCGAGCCAGGGCCTCCTTGGGGCGGAGGACCCCTTTGCTCTCACGGCCATGGGCAATCTGGCGTTGACGCTGTCCGACCAAGGCGACTATGCCGAGGCTATCGCGCTTCAACGACAGGCCTTGGAGTTGAGCCAGAGCCTTCTCGGGCCGGAGCATTTCGACACCCTTACGGCCATAAACAATCTCGCCATGATGCTGTCTCGCCAAGGCGAGTATATCGAGGCTATCGCACTCCAACGGCAGGTCTTAGAGTCGAGCCAGGGCCTCCTCGGAGTGGAGCATCCCAATACCCTCACGGCCATGGGCAATCTGGCGTTGACGCTGTATCGCCAAGGCGAGTATATCGAGGCTATCACACTCCAACGGCAGGTCTTTGAATTGTGCCAGCGCGTCCTCGGGCCTGAGCATCCCTTTACTCTCACAGCCATGGTTAACTTCGCGAAGACGCTGTCCGACCAAGGCGAGTATGCCGAGGCTATCACGCTCCAACGACAAGCCATAGAATTGAGCCAGCGTGTCCTCGGGCCTGAGCATCCCCGTACCCTCACAGCCATAAACAATCTCGCGTTGACGCTGTCCGACCAAGGCGAGTATGCCGAGGCTATCGCGCTCCAACGACAGGTCTTGGAGCTGAGAAAGTCCGTCCTCGGGGACGGACATCCCGACTCCCTCATCGCCATGAATAATCTCGCAATGACGCAGTTGGCGCAGAGTAAGTATGCTGAAGCTAGCGCGCTCCAACGGGAGGCCTTAGAACTGAGTCAACGCGTCTTTGGGGCGGAGCATCCCAGTACCCTCACTGCCATGAGTAATCTCGCCAACATGCTTCAAGCACAAGGGGAGCTTTCTCCTGCACGAGAGCTTTATCAAAAGAGCTTGAATGGGTTTCGACGAGTTATGGGGGAAAACAACCGGATCACTTGGATTAATGGAATGGAACTAGCTGCCATCGACTTAGAAATGGACGATGCCTCCCATGCAGCTATCGTTCTTGATGGGTTTACCTCACCACAACTCACCATCGACAATGCACAATGGTTGGGATTGCGCCTGAAAATCGCTGAAAAACTTGGTGCGAAAGAAGATATTGTTCGATTTCAACGCCGATCGCGCGAAATTCTCAGAAAAGCATAATTTCTTAGCTCATCGATTCACTAAGGCCGTTGGGGGGTCTTAACGAACAATAATCGGCAATTCAACATGGGAGGGCCGATTGGGTGTGAGCCAGACTTCCCATATGGGTGCCGGGCCATCCAGGTTTTGGAAATGATCGTAGCCGGCTCCCGCAGGGCGATGCGGATGAAATGACCCTGTTTGAATTGATCCGACAAGGTAAGGAACTCGAATAGAAGCTTGAGGGCAGATTTCTCGAACCAATGTCTAGAAATTTTGTCGTGGAGCGTGGCGATCTTTGCGCGGTTAATGAGTCAAGCCTAGCGGTTTGCCGTGACGGCGAGGCGGAATCCCAATGCGTGGAGGAGTGCATCGAGGCTTTTAAGTTCAGGATTGCCCTGTTCGGAGAGGATCTTGTACAAGCTTTCGCGGTTGACCTTGGCCTTTTCGGCGAGTTGGGCCACACCGCCTTGACCTTCGGCCACATTCCTTAACCCCAGCAGGAACAATTCGGAATCGCCCTCCTCCAGCACCGCGTTCAAGTATTCTTCGGCCTCACCGGCATCTTGCAGGCTTTCAATCAGGTCTGGTTGATCGGCATTGATCTTTTTCACCTCTGCTCCGACGCCTGCCGTCTGGCCCAAGGAAGGGACGCTCTCCCCAGTGGGCGGGCCTTGTTTGAGCCCTGCGAGTTGGACCGCCCTCTTAAGACTGGCGTCCACTCGCTCTCCTAAGGCCAGACGGGGCGTCAATGGTTTTGGGCCCTTTTGCCGAAACAAAAGGGCCTCGCCTGCCGGGGCGAAACCCGGCAACACAGAACATCACGAGGACATGAGAGTGCGTACACACCGTGAATGTGTGCACCCGCCAACACAATTTACGGGCAACACCCAAGAGGGATTCTCGACGATTTAAAACGCGAATGCGAGTTTGGCTGGGCTCAGATCTTTCGTTTCACTCAAGATGACAACTTTTCTCGATTACACTTTTCCAACAGCCTGTTAGGGTTGGGAATTTTCAACGAACCACCGGCAGTTCAATGTGTGAGGGTCGATCGGGTGTGTGCCAGACTTCCCATGTGGGTGCCGGTCCATCCAGGTTTTGGAAATGATCGTTGTCGGCTCCTGCTAGGGCGATGCGAATGCGGTGCCCTTTGTTGAATTGATAGGACGTGGGAAGTAACTCGACCAGCAGTGGCGCTACTTCACCTGGAATGAGTGGAGCGGCATCGGCACGGCGAAATGTGTGAACGGGAAGTGGACCTGCGGAGGTGAAGATGGTGTCGCTTGGGTGCCATCGTCGATGGATGGCGCGCAACTCGCCTTCGGTGACGTAGTGCACGTCCCCTTCTGGTGTGACATCTTCCAGATAGACAAAGAGGTTTGTGTCTTGGGTGGTGGCAGAGAGGTAGACGGTAGCTACGGGATGCCCTGTGACTTCGAGGGCCTCTGAAAGGGGCTCAGACGTATAGAGCAACAAATCTTGATCTCGTTCCTTCCGATCGGGGTAGGGATTGTTCAGAGAAATACCCACCAGAGTGTTCCACCGGGAATGCTTGCCGGTTCCCGTGGTGAGATCCACCTGGTATCGATCGGGATTGTTTGCTGCTGGTGGAGCATTCATCGAGAGTCCGCCTTCTTGTTGGAAATACATTGACGTCGGAGTGGACTCAGGCGGCCAGCGAGTCGATGTTTTCCATTGTTCTTCGCCCATGGTGTAGTAGCGGATCGGTGGATCATGCGGGTGGCCGGTGTCCACGTTTTTCAGATGGACATCGAAAAATTTCAGCAGTTCGGCCGCATGATCGAATGGCGCGGGTCCCAGCGCGTAGGGACTGATCCGGCGTTTGCCTCCGTGGTCCCATGGCCCGACTATGAGCCGGTGGGACGGTTGTTGGTGGTGGAGGTACCGTTTGATGGCGGCCAGTTGATATCCCCCGTCGAACCATCCGCTGTAGCTGTAGATGGCTGCGCCTGATTTGGCAATGTCGTCGGCATAGGTTTGCGTGCTGAGCGCGTCGATGTTGGCGGCCTGTCCCGATGGTGGAGGGTCATCTCGAAAGACAATTTCCGAGGCTTCCCGGTATGGACTCCAATTGGTCTCGTGGTCCTGCAGGGCGAGTGATAGGAGGTCAAGGTTTTTATCGCCATCCACCGGTCGTACTCCACGAACAAAGAGATTCGCGATGACGCCACCGTGGGGTAGGCGATTGTGGTCAAGACGATGAGTAATCGCACTCCAGGTTTTGGTAAACCAGTTGAGGTGGATGCCACCTGGAAAGATAATTTCGGAATAGAGATCGAAGCCTGAGTACATCGGGGCAATCGCTTTGACGGCCGGATGCTGATTGATGAGTAACATTTCAGCGGTCCCGCCACTGTAGGAAATACCCATGGCCCCGACCTTTCCGTTCGACCAGGGTTGGGCGATGATCCAGTCCACAATTTCTGCGCCGTCTTTGATTTCCTCAGGGGAATAGGCGATCGGTCTATTCCCGAATGACGCCCCGGACCCACGAACATCTACATCGACCCACGCATAGCCCTGTTGAAGGAATCGTTTGGCATAAGACCCGATGAGCCCCCGTGGACCGTCATCTTTGAAGGCGGAGACCAGCCATCGATATTCGATTGCCCGCCAATACCGGGTTTGGTGTAAGAGGGTAGGAATGGTGTGCCCTGACTTCAGGTCGGCGGGGAGATAGACATCCACCGCAAGCTTGACCCCGTCCCGCATCGTGAGATACTGCGAGGTACGGTGAAATGTCCCGCCAGGTTCCCCAACGTTTATAGGTGAAGATAGCGGGCTGGCTGCCGCCGGGTCAGAGTGCTCTACAGTATTTGGCGCACATCCTGAAAAGACAGGCAGTGCCAGCCCGAGAAGTATGAGAAAAGCCCATAAGCGGAAAAGTCCCGGGGTGGGGAGAGAGGAGAAACGGCTGGCAGATCGGAATCGGAGATGGGTTCTTCTGAACATATGGAGTGGACGAGTATTGGTTCTGGTCTTAGAGCTTGACGGCTTGTATCTGAGATCCAACTTGGAGTTTACCAGTAAAAACGCGTCGTGAGGAGAAGGCCTCGTGTTAGTTTTTCCTCGTGTTAGTTTTTACAACTCAGGTGTGAATGTGATTTTCCGTGTTGCCGGGTTTCGCCCCGGCAGGCGAGGCCCTTTTGTTTCGGCAAAAGGACCCAAAACCATTGACGCCCCGTCTGGCTTAATTCATAGAGAAAGAACGCCGACTATGGGAAGGGCGGTCCAATTCGCAGGGCTCACACAAGGCCCGCCGGGAGATAAGGGCGTCCCTCTTTGAGGGCCAGTCGGCAGGCGTCGATACATTGCCGAACACTGGTGGCCACTGCCAATTGATTGGGTGAGACTTACACGAAAGAGCGACATGAATGTTCTATTCTAAATATCAATGGGCTTTATGATAGCAAGAGCGTGAAGAGAAGGAGAAGGTAATGGCCTCAGCATTTGCACATGTCGCAGTAGCGTTTGCCATGGGCAAAAGTCTTTCCTCCCAATTCCACACCTCTCGGTTTTGGTGGTTCA
The sequence above is a segment of the Nitrospira sp. MA-1 genome. Coding sequences within it:
- a CDS encoding tetratricopeptide repeat protein; the encoded protein is MNISSPNPNSGFGSHWLVRTGLADRGDIVTFYSYKGGTGRTMALVNCAGLIAQNLPTDAKPLLLIDFDLEAPGLHRYLAPFLPSHETGTPQQGLLELFAALLLEIDRNLSDLPKSELSEIRRLDDETTAEIIGNLDLAPFTIQTTVTGLNLIMAGQFDDTYAQRLSHFNWEDLFAKAPGVFRCLADRLAREYSFTFVDSRTGLSDTSGICTMLLPNVLVVVFTPNNQSLTGIEHLVRKAVDYRSSASDSRELRVYPLPSRVDNQVEHFRHVWRMGDSQNKLFGTVKGYQPLFQEVLEFTLGMDGKEAPHRLAEYFDVIQVPHSADYSYGERLCFQTSAPGDSLSLRGSYEQFLPWLVTGAQPWERPGELLLAQQASEWLHDLGVDTIPESNEGWFEWFKRLSGVIENAEYPVLIQQSLLSPDLRFDTNLVQALAYAYKGDFSSSSNWLKRAMSSYSEDVASTIPNSAPMQLLTLWIENLSPADLRTSERKAWIKEFEQLVSRWQAIWSQRRIWLVTIIQLANKAGWQDMEQLALQQLVSLNQETLGNEHPDTLSAMGNLAIRLSRQGQYAEAGAVQRQVLELSQRVLGAEDPRTLTAMNNLALTLTDRGEYAEAVALQRQSLELSQGLLGPEHFDTLTAMGNLAMMLSRQGKYAEAVALQRQVLESSQGLLGAEDPFALTAMGNLALTLSDQGDYAEAIALQRQALELSQSLLGPEHFDTLTAINNLAMMLSRQGEYIEAIALQRQVLESSQGLLGVEHPNTLTAMGNLALTLYRQGEYIEAITLQRQVFELCQRVLGPEHPFTLTAMVNFAKTLSDQGEYAEAITLQRQAIELSQRVLGPEHPRTLTAINNLALTLSDQGEYAEAIALQRQVLELRKSVLGDGHPDSLIAMNNLAMTQLAQSKYAEASALQREALELSQRVFGAEHPSTLTAMSNLANMLQAQGELSPARELYQKSLNGFRRVMGENNRITWINGMELAAIDLEMDDASHAAIVLDGFTSPQLTIDNAQWLGLRLKIAEKLGAKEDIVRFQRRSREILRKA
- a CDS encoding putative addiction module antidote protein, with amino-acid sequence MGQTAGVGAEVKKINADQPDLIESLQDAGEAEEYLNAVLEEGDSELFLLGLRNVAEGQGGVAQLAEKAKVNRESLYKILSEQGNPELKSLDALLHALGFRLAVTANR
- a CDS encoding CocE/NonD family hydrolase is translated as MRDGVKLAVDVYLPADLKSGHTIPTLLHQTRYWRAIEYRWLVSAFKDDGPRGLIGSYAKRFLQQGYAWVDVDVRGSGASFGNRPIAYSPEEIKDGAEIVDWIIAQPWSNGKVGAMGISYSGGTAEMLLINQHPAVKAIAPMYSGFDLYSEIIFPGGIHLNWFTKTWSAITHRLDHNRLPHGGVIANLFVRGVRPVDGDKNLDLLSLALQDHETNWSPYREASEIVFRDDPPPSGQAANIDALSTQTYADDIAKSGAAIYSYSGWFDGGYQLAAIKRYLHHQQPSHRLIVGPWDHGGKRRISPYALGPAPFDHAAELLKFFDVHLKNVDTGHPHDPPIRYYTMGEEQWKTSTRWPPESTPTSMYFQQEGGLSMNAPPAANNPDRYQVDLTTGTGKHSRWNTLVGISLNNPYPDRKERDQDLLLYTSEPLSEALEVTGHPVATVYLSATTQDTNLFVYLEDVTPEGDVHYVTEGELRAIHRRWHPSDTIFTSAGPLPVHTFRRADAAPLIPGEVAPLLVELLPTSYQFNKGHRIRIALAGADNDHFQNLDGPAPTWEVWHTPDRPSHIELPVVR